One Erythrobacter aureus DNA segment encodes these proteins:
- a CDS encoding retroviral-like aspartic protease family protein produces the protein MSRSVQTIALSALLCIATAASAQVEPAPQLPEPANTPLPAIPAAEFDETLAISGEEIDARKLRSRMTVDVMVNGTGPHKFVVDSGADTSVVGERLAGKLAMPPGEPTMLHGVTESKMVDRVFVDELMLGPTATTDLELPVLDERDLGGDGMIGLDALVEQRLLIDFEKRHISVDDGFTPAPLVGGVIIVKGRLQSGQLILTEVKAGRVSVDAVVDTGSEITIGNTALRERLKLRRKDKLQKITVYGVTGKALDLDFMVIQELKLGPVALRNVPIAFADIPPFEVFGLQDEPSLLLGTDLMENFRRVSLDFKDRKVRFQLKKCDRSAIRLRTSTLASRMRATDERACSR, from the coding sequence ATTGCCACAGCCGCCTCTGCGCAGGTGGAGCCGGCTCCGCAATTGCCGGAACCCGCCAATACGCCACTACCCGCCATTCCGGCAGCCGAGTTCGACGAAACGCTGGCTATCAGTGGCGAAGAAATCGATGCGCGCAAGTTGCGCAGCCGCATGACGGTAGACGTCATGGTCAATGGCACCGGGCCGCACAAATTCGTCGTCGACAGTGGGGCCGACACATCGGTGGTCGGCGAAAGGCTGGCCGGGAAACTGGCAATGCCGCCTGGCGAGCCGACGATGCTGCACGGGGTGACGGAGAGCAAGATGGTCGACCGCGTGTTCGTCGATGAACTGATGCTCGGCCCGACAGCAACGACCGATCTGGAACTGCCGGTGCTCGACGAACGGGACCTTGGCGGCGATGGCATGATCGGCCTGGATGCCCTGGTCGAACAGCGCCTCCTCATCGATTTCGAGAAACGGCACATCAGCGTGGACGACGGTTTCACCCCGGCCCCGCTGGTAGGCGGTGTGATTATCGTCAAGGGGCGCCTTCAGAGCGGCCAACTGATCCTGACCGAAGTCAAGGCAGGCCGTGTATCGGTCGACGCAGTGGTCGATACCGGGTCCGAAATCACCATCGGCAATACGGCGTTGCGCGAGCGTTTGAAGCTCAGGCGCAAGGACAAGCTCCAAAAGATCACGGTTTATGGCGTTACCGGAAAGGCTCTGGATCTGGATTTCATGGTGATCCAGGAACTCAAGCTCGGGCCAGTCGCCCTGCGTAACGTACCAATCGCTTTCGCCGACATTCCGCCTTTCGAAGTCTTCGGCCTCCAGGACGAACCCTCGCTCCTGCTCGGCACCGATCTTATGGAGAATTTCCGCCGGGTTTCGCTGGATTTCAAGGACCGCAAAGTCCGGTTTCAACTCAAGAAATGCGACAGATCGGCGATTCGCCTGCGCACTTCCACACTCGCATCGCGAATGCGGGCTACCGATGAGCGAGCCTGTTCGCGCTGA